In one Bacillota bacterium genomic region, the following are encoded:
- a CDS encoding carbohydrate ABC transporter permease, with translation MSPVRISHLALPRLSQAAITVVLVVAAATMLLPFVWLALSALKTRAELVAVPPVWIPEVPQYQNFALVVRQVPLFRYYLNSFIVAGGISLSVLITSSMAGFALAKYQFPGRDLVFRGILATMMLPSFIFIIPVYYMMKHVPFAGGNDWAGVGGTGFLHSRLSLILPFAVSAWGIFLMRQFMLGIPDSLIDAARIDGASEMRILLGIMMPSVKPALATVGIFTFISQWNNLFWPLVVATSAPELATLTVGLKFLETSFDPNRNAHLILAGLTLGILPVMILFASLQRYYVKGISMTGIKG, from the coding sequence ATGAGCCCTGTGCGTATTTCACACCTTGCGTTGCCCAGGCTGTCACAGGCCGCAATCACGGTCGTCCTTGTGGTCGCCGCCGCCACCATGCTGCTGCCCTTTGTGTGGCTCGCGCTGTCCGCGCTCAAGACCCGCGCGGAGCTGGTGGCGGTCCCGCCAGTCTGGATACCCGAAGTGCCCCAGTACCAGAACTTCGCCCTTGTAGTGCGGCAAGTCCCGCTGTTCAGATACTATCTCAACAGCTTCATCGTGGCGGGAGGCATAAGCCTGTCGGTTCTGATCACGAGCTCGATGGCAGGGTTTGCTCTGGCGAAGTACCAGTTCCCCGGGCGTGACCTGGTCTTCCGGGGGATCCTTGCCACCATGATGCTGCCGTCTTTCATTTTCATAATTCCAGTCTACTACATGATGAAGCACGTGCCGTTCGCGGGCGGGAACGACTGGGCCGGTGTCGGGGGGACGGGGTTTCTCCATTCGAGGCTCTCCCTCATCCTCCCGTTCGCAGTGAGCGCGTGGGGCATCTTCCTGATGCGCCAGTTCATGCTGGGCATACCCGACAGCCTGATAGACGCCGCAAGAATAGACGGCGCATCAGAGATGCGCATACTCCTCGGCATCATGATGCCCTCGGTGAAGCCGGCTCTTGCAACCGTTGGCATTTTCACCTTCATATCACAGTGGAACAACCTCTTCTGGCCACTGGTGGTCGCCACCTCCGCCCCTGAACTCGCCACCCTCACTGTGGGCCTGAAGTTCCTCGAAACATCGTTCGACCCGAACCGCAACGCCCACCTGATACTGGCCGGCCTCACGCTGGGGATCCTCCCAGTGATGATCCTGTTCGCGTCCTTGCAGC